The Anas acuta chromosome 7, bAnaAcu1.1, whole genome shotgun sequence genome has a window encoding:
- the FOXI2 gene encoding forkhead box protein I2 gives MHAFGPPPHGRELLLDGAGRPAGLPLPLPLTLSLPRPRPSPAAPCPWLGGPAAPCPAPESPRPPYSYSALIAMAIHSAPGRRRTLRQIYQFVADTFPFYQRSKAGWQNSIRHNLSLNDCFKKVPRDDDDPGKGSYWTLDPNCEKMFDNGTFRRKRKRRPDAGPPDGAGGSGGVPGGSSCPAGLRGPPGGFSSSGAPFGRAGTQA, from the exons ATGCACGCCTTCGGGCCGCCTCCCCACGgccgggagctgctgctggacgGGGCGGGCCGCCCTGCcggcctccccctgcccctacccctaaccctaagcctgccccggccccgaccctcgcccgccgccccctgcccgtggctcggcggccccgccgccccctgcccggccccggagAGCCCCCGGCCGCCCTATTCGTACTCGGCGCTGATCGCTATGGCCATCCACAGCGCTCCCGGGCGGCGCCGCACCCTGCGCCAGATCTACCAGTTCGTGGCCGACACCTTCCCCTTCTACCAACGGAGCAAAGCCGGCTGGCAAAACTCCATCCGCCACAACCTCTCCCTCAACGACTGCTTCAAGAAAGTGCCGCGGGACGACGACGACCCGG GCAAAGGCAGCTACTGGACCCTCGACCCCAACTGCGAGAAGATGTTTGACAACGGCACcttcaggaggaagaggaagaggcgCCCCGACGCCGGACCGCCCGacggggcggggggcagcggcggggtcccggggggctcctcctgcccggccgggctgcggggcccCCCCGGCGGCTTCAGCTCCAGCGGGGCCCCCTTCGGTCGTGCCGGGACCCAGGCTTGA